From the Carya illinoinensis cultivar Pawnee chromosome 4, C.illinoinensisPawnee_v1, whole genome shotgun sequence genome, one window contains:
- the LOC122306255 gene encoding uncharacterized protein LOC122306255, producing the protein MAGWALRNQKLNCKAVDGNEMLKGIVVSQKPAGMDLMQNCDLPPPMKVFKGSDNTVISSMNRVFSMTVKEDDNEEFSVYRNVGGSEKVELLKALRLSQTRAREAEKKTAALVKERDCLANALLEEGTRLFAYRQWVRVLELRVSKLQSQCQCLHQHKHQQGCVCGCGGEKGAEGLFKEGKGNEDGGGVTWFMALAFCLGFFGVGFAFGYTFLF; encoded by the coding sequence ATGGCAGGGTGGGCATTGAGAAACCAGAAGTTGAACTGTAAAGCTGTGGATGGGAACGAGATGTTGAAGGGTATCGTCGTTTCTCAAAAGCCGGCCGGTATGGACCTCATGCAGAATTGTGATCTCCCGCCGCCGATGAAGGTTTTCAAAGGGTCGGATAATACGGTCATATCGTCTATGAACAGGGTGTTTAGCATGACGGTTAAAGAAGATGATAACGAAGAGTTCAGCGTGTACAGAAATGTTGGCGGGAGCGAGAAGGTGGAGCTTTTGAAGGCGTTGAGGTTGTCACAGACGAGGGCAAGAGAGGCAGAGAAGAAAACAGCGGCTCTGGTTAAGGAGAGGGATTGTCTTGCCAATGCTTTGCTAGAGGAAGGGACGAGGTTGTTTGCATATCGGCAATGGGTGAGAGTGCTCGAGCTTCGAGTCTCCAAGTTGCAATCGCAATGCCAATGCCTGCATCAACATAAACACCAACAGGGTTGTGTTTGCGGTTGTGGCGGAGAAAAGGGGGCGGAGGGATTGTTTAAAGAAGGGAAAGGAAATGAGGATGGGGGCGGTGTAACATGGTTTATGGCTCTTGCATTTTGTCTGGGCTTTTTTGGTGTAGGCTTTGCATTTGGTTACACATTCTTGTTTTGA